The window GTATTGTTGCCACTTATTTCTATCAGCCTGTACCACAACCTTCCTTACTCATTGGGAAATCACCAGAATATATAACCGCTTACACAGAAGCTTACAAATCAAAAAGAGCAAGAATTTAAGCACAATGGGCATCAGCAGGTTGTCTTAGTGGTGGTGTAGTGCTTGGAGTTTTGGTAGTTGGGTTTGCGATCGGACTGGATGCCGCACAAGAGTGAATTAGAAGAACAAGAGTTGGCAGTTATTAGAAACAGGCCACACGCTACTCATAAAGGAAAAGATGCCTGATAAATTTCTATCTACCATCACGCTTTTGATCGTGTTCTTTCTCGCTGATGTGGTCCATGCTACACCGTTAAAAACCCTCTCTTTAAACTTTACGCGCGAATTAACTGAAAATGATAAGACTGAACATATTATAGGCACGCTCCACTATGATGTAAGGACATCGCGGGTTGTCGTCGAAATTAACCAACCGCTCCAACAAGTAATGGTTGTGAAGGACAATATACTGGAGATTTATTATCCTATAGACAAACAGGCATTCCGTTTTATATCCCAAGGTCGGGTTCCACTTCCGTTTGTCGAATCTATCATTCACTCTACACAAGCGGAATATGGATTGACGGCAATCGGTTATACTTTAGACCAGCACGATGTTGTTGGTGAAGTGTTGTATACTTATTGGACACCACCTGAAAAGGCGAAAGACGAACTTGGTCGCATCATCTTGGGGATGCGTGATGACCGACTCATCTCAGCGGAGGTTAAAAACTCGAAAGGGCATATTATCGGTAGGTCTCGCTATGAGAACCACAGCAAGGTCGGTACAAGTTATATTCCGATGACTATTACCTCCAGTACGTTTGGTGAAAAATCTGAAGTGCTTCAGCGTGAAAAGATCGTCTATAGCAATCCAGAGATAAACATGGAAACGTCAAAAACAATGCTGAATTTCGTAATTCCCGAATCTGTAGAGGTTAAAGAGATCAAATGGTAAATCCCCCCGTCTATCGTATGTTTGTTACTTTCTGTGTGCACTGTTTGTTGATTGTTATGTTCGTGTCGCCTATGCCTGCCAATGAAGCCGCAGATCTTGCCTTCATGCGCAAGTTTAACCCAATAACAACAGAGAAACCTCAAGAAGTTATCCGCTTTAATCCTGAGGAAACGTCGGAATTAAAACTCGCTGCAACGGGGCTGATACGGTTGTATCAGAAATTCATCTCAAGTCAGGACGTTCCAGCGTGCGGCTTCTCACCGACCTGTTCGCGTTTCTGTATGGCTTGCATACAGGAGTACGGTCTGGTGCGTGGCATATTTCTTGCCGCAGATAGGT of the Candidatus Poribacteria bacterium genome contains:
- the yidD gene encoding membrane protein insertion efficiency factor YidD; this encodes MVNPPVYRMFVTFCVHCLLIVMFVSPMPANEAADLAFMRKFNPITTEKPQEVIRFNPEETSELKLAATGLIRLYQKFISSQDVPACGFSPTCSRFCMACIQEYGLVRGIFLAADRLLRCNGSQSRYYHKDEATGKYVDPVSDYATLK